One Tautonia rosea genomic window, GTTCCTTCCTTCTTGCCGGCATCGCATTTCTAGGCTTGACGGCCCTTGCTCCCGATTCGTTTCCCCTTCCCGAAACGGCCTGATCGTCGTATGGTTCCGAGCGATCATCTCCCTTCCGAACAAGACGATCTGGAGGAAGCCATGGACGTCCTGCGGGAAAATGGGTTGATCACGGCCGCCAGCGTAACATTGGCCTGCGTACTTGCCGGCCTCTGTTTCGCCCAAGGCAGGCAGCAGAAAAGCTCCGGCGGTCTTCAAGTCGTCAAAGACATCATTCGTGCCGAATGTGCCGTGGAGCCAACCGACCCACCGAGCTTGAGCGTCACCGTGACTGCTATTGACCCGAGAGCCCTCCCCCAGCATCCCCGAATCATCCCGGGTAAGTATGAGTCTCCTCCAGACGACGGTATTCAGGATTTCTTTGTCGTGGCTGTCCCTGCGGAGGGCGGACAGCCGACAGAAACCGAGTTCACGGTGAAAGACACATGGAATCGGTTCCGCGACGAAGCTCCCTGGCTTCGGGGCATCCGGATCCATGGTGCGGAAGGCGCGATAACCTTGCTGGTACAGTAAAGTGACGAATTGTTCATCTGATTCGTCCTCTTCTCCATGACTTTTCCCCGACGCGCAGGTGCACGGATGCCCGAGCCCAAGGGACGATCGCTGCCGCTTTCCGGCCCCCGCCGGTTCATCCTGGACATGATGCACTATGCGTCAAAGGTCCCCTCGGTGCCGGTCGGCCGGACAATGAATCTCGGCCCCCTGGCCGACGCCCGGCGCGCCCACCCGCTACGGCCGTCGTGGGCGGTCCTCTTTCTCAAGGGGTTTGGGATCGTCTGCGACGCTCACCCACCTTTGCGACGGGCATTGCTCAGCGTCCCGCATCTCAGGTTGTACGAACACCCGTTTTCAATCGCCTCGCTGGCCATGGAACGGGAGCACGACGGAGAACCCGTCATCGTCGTTGGTCTGTTTCGAGCCCCCGAACGGCAACCGATCGCCGAGCTTCAAAAAGCGCTCGACGAGTACCGAACCTGGCCGATCGAAAAGGTTGGCTTTTTCCGCCAGATGCTCCGAATCAGTAGCTATCCCGCCCCGATCCGACGCTTCCTCTGGTGGTCGACGCTCCACGTCTCAGGACCGAAGCGCGCAAAGCGGCTCGGCACCTTCGGTCTTTCCAGCTACGGAAGCCTCGGGGCCGAGTCGTATCACCCGATCAGCCCCTTGACTACGACCTTGACCTATGGCCCGATTGACGCGAGCGGCCGAGTCACCGTCAAGCTGATCTACGACCACCGCATACTCGACGGCGCCCAGATCGCCCGACGCCTGGCCGATCTGGAAGCCGCCTTGCTCGGCCCCGTCCGAGACGAGTTGCTTGCCGATCAAGCTCCCCAACGCGAAGCGGCCTGATCGCCCCGTTCCAGAGGAAAAGGACGATCAGGCGGGTCAAATCAGGACTGGTCGAACACCAGCATCAAACCTCCTGACCCGGAATCCGAACCTGGAGCTGACTCATCAACCGCTTCAGTTGATCCTCTTTCGAGTTGATGAACAGCACGTGATCGAGAGTCACCACCCGATCATTCGTCGAGAAGTTCAGGACGAGACGCCCAGCCCCGAGCCCAAGCAGGAATTCCAGGATGTCCGGAATCTCCTTCGAGAACTTCAACTGAATCGTCGGATAGCGGTCGAGATCGCTCAACGGGCCGTGGTGATGCAACACCTCGTTCGGGCGAATTTCCCAGTAGTCGAGGTATCGCGTCGCCCAGATGATCGCGTACATCACCGCCTGAATGAACGCGATCGCAAAGAAGAAGCCCGCGTTGGCCGCGAAGTAAAGATGCCTGGAGAGCGCCGTCAAAGGAGACAGGAAGTCGACCCCCTGCGACGCCAGGTAGAGCAGCAAGAAGGTCAATGTCAGAGCGAACAGGATCACCGCAATCAGCGTGAACCTGGGGAAATCGAGCGACATGACCATCATGTTCACGGCGAACACAATCAGAAACACCGCTCCGAAAATGTTCTGCCAGCTCGAAAAACGTCGAGCTCCCGGAGGGGGCACCTCGATCTCCGCCACCTGTTCCGCTTCGACCTGACCCTCGGCCACCTGGGCCCCTTCTCCCTGACCTTCTTCGGCGGCCTGAACCACTTCCACCGCCTCGGGCGTGACCGGAGGTTCGGGAGTCGTCTCAAGATCACCGACAATGAGCATGCCTGTCCCACAAATCAGTGCAAACACCATCGTGGGCCAAAGGAAAATGACCTTTGGATATGAGAAGATCTTGACAGATTCGATCTGCTGAGATGGCTGCCTCTGATCTTTTGCGGTCGGGTCCGAGGCCATCGCGTGCAACTCCTGATCGGAAAACAATAAAGGGACATTGCGGCATTCTGCTGAGGTTGTCAGCGAGCCTCCAGCGAATTTCGCTGGGAGCATCGTAACGGCGGTCAGGCTTCACCGGAAGCCCCCGCCGCTCTCACTCCGAGACAGCCAGAATCGGCCGTAAAGGTCATTCGTCGCCCATCGCCAACCATTCAGCAAGCTCTCCCTCCTCATTCCGAACAACTTGACCCGCACTGGCCTTTACCATGCGCTCGAAACGAGACCAGCCACCCCTCGCGGCATCCTCGGCAATTCGTTACGATCAAACTCCTTCCTTCGGGGAGCGGACGCACGGCTGGTGCCGGCCCTGGTCTTCAAAACCAGTTGGGCGGCCTGGAGACAGGTCGTCGGTGGGTTCGATTCCCATACGCTCCCGTGGTATTGTGCGTTTGCGATTTCAGTCGCTGTTGCGCTCGACCCGCGGGCCTTGCGTTGCCGACGTACGCGAGCCATTCCTCTCTCGGGGTCGAGCATGATCGACGCCTTCTGGCAACTGCTCGTTGATGCCATTGGTCCCGATCTTGCAGAGTTCGGCGAGGTTTCCCGCCTGATCCAAACGATGTTTCGCCTCGGCATCGCCGCCCTGCTCGGAGGCGTGCTCGGTCTGGAACGAACCCTCCGGTCTCGATCGGCGGGGATGAGAACGTTCATGCTGGTCGCAGTCGGCTCTGCCGCCTTCGTTCTCATCGCCGAGTTGATCGGTATCTCAGGAGGTGACCTGAGTCGGGTCGTCCAGGGGCTCTTGACCGGGGTCGGATTTCTGGGTGCGGGGGTCATCTTCCGATCGAGCGATCGGTCCCATGCCCATGGCCTGACGACCGCAGCCGGCATTTGGCTGACCGCGTCGCTCGGCATGGCGGTCGGCTTCGGTCGCCCGGCCTCCGCATTGCTCATCACCCTGCTGGCCCTTCTCATCCTGTCACCATTTGGAAGACGCCTTGAGCTTGCAATCAAGGCCCGCACCCGTCGTCAGCAGAAATGACCTGACCAGTGCTTCATCGAACGTTCGGGCACCCTCCGAAGTGTTGTTTCCCGAAACTGTGTAAACGGTTCAGTGACTCCTCGAACTTCATTGGAGAAGACCCTCGATGCACCATCGTACTCTTGGCAAGAGTGGGCTAGGTGTTTCGGCCATCGGCCTGGGATGCTGGGGAATGTCTGGTTCGTATGGGCCTGCCGATGAGGCTGAGTCCGAAGCCACGTTACGCCTCGCCCTCGACCGCGGCATCACCCTCATCGATACCGCTGACTCCTACGGCGAGAACGGACACAACGAGTCACTCGTCGGTCGGGTCCTCGCCAGCCGTCGCTCCGAATTCGTCCTCGCCACCAAGACCGGATGGGTCAAGCGTCCCGGACCCGACGGCACCGAGACGGTCGGCGTCGATGGTCGCCCCGATCGCATCCGATCCGCCTGCGACGCGAGCCTGGCCCGACTCAACACCGACGTGATCGACCTCTACTACCTTCACCGGATCGATCCCGATGTCCCCGTCGAGGAGTCCGTCGGGGCGATGGCTGAACTGGTCGCACAGGGGAAGGTCCGTGCCCTCGGGCTGTCCGAGGTCTCCGAAGCCACGCTCCGGCGCGCTCATGCCGTCCATCCGATCGCCGCTTTGCAATCGGAATACTCGCTCTGGACCCGTGAGCCTGAAGCTGACGTGATGCCGGCCTGTCGAGAGCTCGGCATCGCATTCGTCCCATTCAGTCCCCTCGGTCGAGGATTCCTCACCGGAGCCCTGACCAGTCGAAACGCCATCTCCGAAGGCGACTGGCGAGCCGGCAATCCTCGATTCACCGACGAGAATCTTGCCCGCAACCTCGCCTTACTCCGACCTTTGGAGGAGATCGGCCAGGCGCACGCTGTCCAGCCCGCGCAGATCGCGCTGGCCTGGGTCCTCGCTCAGGGAGATCAGGTCGTCCCGATCCCCGGCATGAAGCGACGCACCCACCTTGAAGCCAATATTCAGGCTGTTGAGGTGGTCCTGACCCCCGGCGAACTCGAACGCCTTAACGCGTCCTTTCCCCCTGGCATCGCCGCAGGAAATCGCTACACCCCCGAAGTCGCCTACTGGGCTGGGCGATAACGCACCAAGACCCCAGTAACGGTTCCTCACTACCGTTCCTGAGGCGAATGATCAGGACGCCTCTCCATCACGCTCCGAAATCCCGGAGCGTGTGACTTCTTCCCTTCACGACGCTGGCTTCACCCTCGCCAGGTCGAGAAACAGGATGCAAGACGGGTTGCCGACGGGTACGTACTGGCCCGTGAATTCCAGGCCTCCACTGTCCCGATTCACACGAAAGACAGTCACGTGGTCGGCTCTCTGATTACAACAATAAAGGAAGTTTCCGGTCGGGTCGAAGCCAAAGCTCCGAGGATAATTCCCGCGAGTCCATTCGTTGCCGACCATGGTCAACGTACCATCCTGGCCAATCTCGAAAATCCCGATGCTGTCATGCAACCGGTTGCCTGCATAAACATGGGTGCCGTCCTGAGAAACCAGGATCTCGGAGCAGAAATTACTTCCTGCATATCCAGGCGGCAAGCTTGAAACCGTCTGCCTCGAACTTAACCTTCCCGTCTCGGAATCGTAGTCGAACAGAACGATTGTCGATCCTTCCTCCTGAATCGAGTAGAACCAGCGTCCGTTCGGATGAAAATGGAAATGGCGAGGACCATCCCCAGGGGGCAATGAGACAACTGGCGATTCACTCGGTTTCAACGTCCCCGTTTGATCATCAAATTCCCAAACGAAGATTTGATCCAAGCCCAGATCCACGTGAAGCACAAAACGCCCCGAAGGATCTGCCTCGATCATGTGGGCGTGGGTCCGATCATGGCCACTGATGGCAAAGCTCCCCGGTGGTGCGTGGGTGGCTCGCGTCGGGCCAATCTCACCTTCATCGACCTTGACCTCTGTGGCCTCCCCAAGCTGACCATCTGCAAGGATCGGTACCACCGCCACCGATCCCCCGAAATAGTTTGCCACCAGGAGAAAACGACCCGACGGATGAATGCTCACATAGGTCGGACCCGCTCCTCCAGACGGCACCGTACTGAGCAAGGTCAACTGACCGTCCGCCGGATTGATGGCGAACGCACTGACCGTCCCCTGATTTGCCTCGTCGATCCGATCCGTTTCGTTTGCCGAATACAGTCGGGTCCCGTTCGCGTTCACGGCCAGGTGGCTCGGGCTCGTCCCCATTTCGAACAGACCAGCCGGTGTCATCGCTCCGGTCTTTCGATCCACGCGAAACAGATGAATCCCTCGTCCATTGCCGGGGGGCAGGTCGACTTGCGTTGGCAAGACATCGCGCAGCGGAGAGCTGAACGTGCCGACATAGGCCAGAAGGTCTCCACCCTCACCGCCTGCGTTCGCACCCTCCGATCGGGCGACCAGGGCAGCGGTTCCTGCCGCGACGCAGCCCATGCGAAGGAATGATCGTCGGGAACGTTCGTATGCCATCATGATGCGTTCGCACTCTCTCAAGACGCCGGAAGGGCCTGGCTTTTTGCAGTCCAGGCCTTCGCTTCTGTCTCTGCAAATTGCTCCCGATCAACCGGTGATGCTGTCTCCAACACACCCATGACCGCCGACTCGCTGTGAACACGATGATTGGAGCGTAACGCCCGTCCTGGCAAGTGTCCAGGCTTGGATGACCGAGCAGACCCGAGCGCCTGGTTCTTCTCCATCACCGAGATTCCACCATCGTCGGGCGCCGACCCGTTCTCAATCCTCCACCATACCAGCGGCTCGATCGCATCGCCCCTCGTCCCGATCGTCCCCGAGTTGGTCATTGCTCGTGGTTCGATTCGCACGATCTGACGATCAGGCTTCGTGGGGCTTGCCTTCTGGGTTCCACGATAACGGGAACCTCAATCGAATTCTTCCGCCACCGCAAGGAACAAGGAAATGTTCAAGAATCAGGGAAATCTCATCATCAGGGAATCGATTTCGGGTACAACTGTCGAAGAAGGTCCAGCAATTCATCCGGGTCCACAGGTTTGACTAAGTGTTGATCGAAGCCGGCCTCACGCGATCGCAGACGGTCTGAGGCCTGGCCCCATCCTGTCAGCGCGATCAACGTCCGTGAGGCCCCCGCAGGCTGGCTCCGAATCTGTCGGGCCACATCGTACCCATCCATGTCGGGCAATCCGATGTCGAGGACCACCACCTCAGGTTGAAACTCATCGATCACTGAGAGTGCCGAACGCCCATCGTGGGCGATTCGTACATCAAGACCTGCCAGGCCCAGCAGCTTCCCGAGTGTCTGAGCCGAATCCAGGTGATCATCCACCAGAAGAAGCCGAGAGATACGGAAGTCTCCCTTCTCTTTGGTTCGCTCGGTCGTCAGCGACTCGGTCTGATCCATTTCAGCAAGCGGAAGATGGACAATAAACTCGCTGCCGGCGCCGATCCCCTCGCTCCGTGCCTCGACGGTCCCACCGTGCAACTGAACGAGACCCCGCACCAGGGCCAGCCCAATCCCGAGCCCCCCTTGCGATCGGTGGAGGGCCGGCTCGACCTGTGAGAAAATTTCAAAGATGCGGGTCAAGTGCTCCTCATCGATCCCGATTCCCGTATCGCGCACCGAGACGTGAACCTGCCCTTCCTTTTGCCGAACCGTCAACGTGATCCGTCCCTCGACGTCCGAATACTTCGCCGCATTGTTCAGGAGGTTCGAAAAAACCTGAGCTAATCGCGTCGGGTCGGCATCAAGCACAATGGGCTCGGACGGCATGTCAATGGTCAACTCATGCCCTCCCGCCTCGATCAACGGCCGGCTTGTCTCCACGGCCACCTGAACAATCGAGGCCACGTCGACCTTCGCGCGTCGCAGCTCGAGCTTGTTGCTGGTGATGCGAGAAACATCAAGCAAATCATCAAGCAGCCGGGCCATGTTTCCAACCTGGCGGTCGATGACGTCACGATGCAATTGCAACTCAGGATCAGGCGGACCTTGTTTCCGGAGCAAGGCAACGGCGTGGCGAATCGGGGCAAGAGGATTCCGCAGTTCATGAGCCAGGGTCGCCAGAAATTCATCCTTGCGACGATCGGCGTCCTGAAGCGCTTCGGCTAACCGCTTCGGCTCATCAATATCGGTGATCGTACCGTACCATCGTACGACCTGACCGTTGTCGTCCCTCACCGGAACCCCCCGAACCATGTGCCATCGGTCCTGGCCGTTCGAGTCTCGTAATCGAAACTCGGTTCGATAGGGGGTTTCCTCCCGAACTGACGTTTCCCAACGGTTGATCAATCCGGATCGGTCGTCCGGGTGAACACTCTTCACCCACCGATCCCCCATTCCCTCCTCGGTCGGCATCCCGGTGTACGCTGCCCATTGACGGCTCAGATATCGAACCTGGCCTGTCGGGTCGGCCACCCAGACTATCTGAGGCATGGCTTCGGCCAATTGGCGGAACCGGGCTTCACTCGTTCGCAACTCCTCCTCGCGAAGGTGTCGCTCAGTAATGTCCGTCACGTGCGCCACAAAACCCCGAACCAACCCTCCCTCGCCCACGTCGGGAGTGTACGTCGCACTGATCCAGCGCGTTCCCCCGTCCCGATACGGAACTTCCGACTCGTAGCTCACCTCCTCCCCAGCCAACGCCGCCTCGACATGCGGTCGAATCGTCCTCCAGGCAGAATCGCCCAGCACCTCCCGCATGTGCTTCCCAAAGACATCCTCGCGACTCATCGCAAACCATCGCTCATACGAACGATTATTTAATCGATAACAGGCGTTCGCGTCAACGTAGGACAGGAGTGCTGGAACCGCATCAGCGACCAGTTGAACCCGCTCCCGTTCCGATCGCAGGCGTTCCTCGATCCGGCACCGTTCTGTCACGTCGAGCACCAGCGAAAGCACGGCCACCATTCGCCCCATCTCGTCGTGCAGGACCGAGTTGTACCATTCACACCAAAGGGGATCGCCCGACCGACTTCTGTTTCGGTTGTGGGCCACGACAAACCTGCTTGTCGGGTCGAGGAGCTGATCCTTGATCGCTTCGACCTGCTCACGGTCCTCGAAGAGCAACGGAACCTCGTCAATCCGCGTTCCGATGACCTCCTTTGCCGTCCACCCAAACAGTTTTTCCGCCTGACCTGACCAACGCGTCACAACGAATTCAGCGTCCCACTCGATGACCCCCAACGGGGTATGATCCACCAGGGTCGTGAGCCTCGTGAGAAGCCCGGTTCGTTCTCGGTCCGCCTCCTTTCTTGCGGTGATGTCCATCACGAGCCCGAGCACGCGGACCGGGCAATCACTTGAGTCTGTCTCAACCTTTCCCTTACCGAGGAGCCAGACCACCGAGCCATCGGGTCGGGAAATCCGAAACTCGACCTCGTCTCCCGACCTCGTGGCGATGGCTCGGGAAATTGCGTCCTTCACTCGCGCTCGATCCTCGGGATGGATCAGTTGACGAAACCCGCTCAGGGTTCCATCGAACGCCCCCGGAGACACTCCGAGGACCTCCTCCAAGTTGTCAGACCAGTCGATCCGATCGCTATGGACATCCCAGTACCAGGTCCCCATGCGACCTGCCTGAAGCGCCAGTCGAAGTCGCCCCTCGCTGACTCGCAAACGCTCCTCGGCTCGCTTCCGATCGTCGATATCGGTCGCCGTTCCGAACCGTTGAAGCAGCCGTCCCGACTCATCCCGCACCGGCACAGACCGAATCAAATGCCATCGATACGTCGAATCGCTCCGCCGCAACCGAACCTCGGCCTCAAGAAGATCCCCCTGTCCAAAGGCTCGCTTCCTGATCGCTCGAATCCGAGGCTGGTCATCCGGGTGAACGGCCGCGAGCCATCCTTCCCGCGACACCGCCTCCTCGATGGTCATTCCCGCATATTCATACCAGCGTCGATTGAACGACTTGACCACTCCTTCGGGATCCGCGGTCCAGAGTATTTGAGGCATCGTGTCGGCCAGTTGACGAAATCGCTGTTCACTCTCTTCCTGCTTCAAGCTTCGTTCCGACCTCTCACCATCGTCCCTGCCCAGATCCACGATCGAAGTGGACCCAAGCCGAGCGGTCACTCGCCGTCGTTCTCTCAGCACCACCAGCAGGACCCCGACCACTCCAAGGAGGATCAGCTCCATCTAATCGGACGCCTGACCCATCTCGCGAGACGCCCGGGGAACGAGGACGACGCATAACTCGACGACCACTCCGAGAACGAGCGTCAGAATTGCAGGACCGCCCCCCCCCAACCACGACACGACAACCACGGCGAGCAAGAACGTTCCAAACCCATGATGCGGCCCGAACACCCCCTCCATCGCCAGGCGCACCATCGAGGCAACCAGGACGGCCAGTACGGCGATCCCGTAGCCCCAGGTTCGAGGGAGAGGCTGACGGAGCATGGACTTCTCTCTCACTACGGCGGCACAGCCAGAACGCTCGCCCATCCACAAGGACGTGGTGTCTCTCAGGATACACAACTCTGATCGAAAAGCGACCAAGGGTCCCCCACCCCGGGCACCATCATTGAAAATGCCCCGTCCCGAATCACCCCAAAGGTTTCGCTCCCCTTGCTCCCAATCGCCTCCTTATCGTACACTCGCTCAGAATCAGTTATGGTGCCTTCCGTAAACCTGATTTCCGACAATTCGTCCGAAGAATACCTTTACAAATCCTTCCATCGCAAGTAACTTAGTCCGAAGCAGTTAGAACACGGAGAGGTGACCGAGTGGCCGAAGGTGCGGCACTGGAAATGCCGTGTACGGGTCAAACCGTACCGTGGGTTCGAATCCCACCCTCTCCGCTAATGACCCTTGCTGAAGACTCCCCGATCACACGTGTGATCAAAACCGATTGGGGTCATTCCCTCGTCATTTAGACGAAGGGTGCCTGCCGAATGAGTGGCGAAATCTGACGTTCGGGAACGAAGTCCAGTCCACATCCGTTCTCGATCGATCAACTCCCCACGCAACTGCCCCGTCGCAGTTTCGTGGGGCTCGTCCTTGACATAGTTGTCGGATCTTCGGAGGAATGCTCCTCAGGCGATGATCTCGTTCAGCACCCGTCCATGAACGTCGGTCAGGCGAAAATCACGACCAGCATAGCGAAACGTGAGCCGCTCATGGTCGAACCCGAGCAGGTGCAACACGGTGGCGTGCAGGTCGTGCACGCTGACCGGATCGCGCTCCGCCCGGAATCCGAATTCGTCGGTTGCGCCGAAGGTTGTTCCTCCTTTGATCCCCCCACCGGCCATCCAGACGCTAAACCCATAGTGGTTATGGTCGCGCCCTTGCATCGACGTCCCATCGGCCGACAACTCAACGGTCGGTGTGCGTCCGAACTCCCCTCCCCAGAGCACGAGCGTCTCGTCCAGCAGTCCTCGTGCCTTCAAATCGGTCAGAAGCGCGGCGATGGGGCCGTCGATCTCCGCTGCAAGACGTCGGTGATTGGCCTCAATCTGGTCGTGGTTGTCCCACGGCTGACCCGCCCCGTGCCAGAGTTGCACGTAACGCACACCGCGCTCAATCAACCGACGTGCGATCAGAGTTTGCCGACCATGCACACCGTCTCCATAGAGGGCCCTGATGTGCGTTGGCTCTCGCGAAAGGTCAAAGGCTTCGGCCGCCTCGATCTGCATACGAAACGCGAGTTCAAACGACTGAATGCGAGCGTCAAGCCGACTGTCGGTCAAGGTCGATTGATGCTCCGAATTCAATACCCTCAACAAATCGAGTTGCCTCCGTTGGGCCTCAGTCGTAACGTGAGGATGCTCAATATTCTCAATCAATCGATCAATCGTTTCATGCTTCGAATCGATGTAGGTTCCTTGATACCCGCCTGGCAAGAACCCCGCCTGCCAGTTCTCGACCCCCTTGATCGGATACCCTCCCGGACAAAGCGCAAGAAAACCGGGCAGATTTTGATTCTCCGTTCCCAGGCCATATAGCACCCACGACCCGACACTTGGTCGTGATTGGACCGAGTCGCCGCAATTCATCAACATGAGCGATGGCTCATGATTGGGAACCTGGGCATACATCGACCGAATCACGACAATGTCATCGATATGCTTCGCCGTCTCTGCAAACAGTTCACTGACCTCGATCCCGCTCTCGCCATATCGTCGGAATCGAAATGGCGACGGAAACGCTGCCCCAGTCTTCCGCTCGGTCAGGAAGGTCTCCGGAAGGGCTTGACCGGAGTAGCGGGACAGGCTTGGCTTGGGATCAAACGTATCCACATGCGAGGGACCACCGTTCAGGAAGAAGTGGATCACCCGTGTTGCTTTGCCGGCAAAATGCGGAGCCCTGGGCGCGAGACTTCCCGCCTCAGACTCGATCGGAGACGCGAACAGGGAACCCGAATCCGCCAGCGCTCCCAGCGCTCCCAGCGCTCCCAGACCCAACCCTGATCGAGTCAACAATTCGCGACGGCTTATCCCACCTCGATCCTGATCCGGGCGATTCATGAGACATGCTCCCGATGGCCAAAATTAATCCACGAACAAGAACTCATTTGACATCAATAACACCTGGGCGAGTTGTTCCCAGGGACCAAGCCGATCGGTACCCTTTCCCGAAAAGTCGATCGTCGCATCCCAGGTCGTTGCCTCCTGAACACCCACTTCGGTCAGTACAGGTGCCCAAAGAAACTGATTACTGTTGAGCGAGTCCTTCAGATCCACCACGAAGTCAATCGAATCACCAGGCTGGACCGAAAGCGCCTCGACACCAAGCGATGCTCGACCATCCTGAACCTCTGCCGACGCGATCAACCCGACTCGGCTGCCGATCAGGAACCCTCGAACCCCGTCTCCCTGGTTTACGTCGTGGATCAAGATCGATTCAACGCGAATCGTCATCTCCTTCGGGGCAACCCATCGTCGGACGACAGCATGATTCCGGTCGTTCCCCGGATGCCCTCCCTCGGCGGTCAATTGCAGCCACCCCAAACGTGCGTCGGGCCACGATGCCCCCCCTTGCCAGGCGGTTCCCGAGAAGTAAGGCAACGATTGGAAGTCCACCAAGCGGCCCGACTCTTCGTCCATCCTCCCATATCCATATTGCCAGTCGTTCGAGGTTTGGGATCGGTCCTCGTTCGGTCCCTGCTTCGCCGCTCGCACCAACGCGAGCGACGCCTCCATTTCTACCGAGGACGGCTCTCGCTGAGAGACACGTTGATACAGCCGACGAACCCGCTCCCGCTCATCCTCCACCTCGATGATCTCCGCCAGTCCGGCCAGTTCCCTGGCGCGTTCCAACAGAAACGGATGGTTCAGGAAAAAAAGCGCCTGCTGTGGCACCGTGGTCTCGGATCGTTGAGGGATGAGCAAATCAGGGTTTGCAAAATCGAACACGCGAAGAACACTCGGAAGGTTCTCCCGATCCACCTTCCCGTAAACGGTTCTTCTGGTCGAATACGGGGGCGAGAACATCGGCTCCGCGGCCCCTTCCATACGCTCATCAAGGGATCCTGACACCCTGAGCAAGGCATCGCGCAACTCTTCGAACGTGAGGCGATGCACCGGCATCTGCCAAAGAAGTCGGTTCTCAGGGTCAACCTGCAGGGCCAAAGCCCGCACCTTCGGATCGCTCGGACCGCGAGACGATTGTCGAAACGTCGCCGATCGCACAATCTGTCGATGCAGATCTTTCTGGCTCCACCCCTCCTCCATGAACCGCGACGCCAGCCAGTCGAGCAACTCAGGATGACTCGGGGGCTCGGCTCTCGTACCAAAGTCTCCCGGAGATCGCACCAACCCATCTCCAAAATAGCCCATCCAGACCCGGTTGACCGCCACTCGGGCGGTTAAGGGATTGGTCGGATCGATAATCGCCTGGGCCAGTTCTCGACGACCACTCCCCTCCGTGAAGGGTTCTGCGTCTGACCCGGCGATGGCCTGGAGAAAGCGTCGAGGGACCACCTCTCCCGGACTCGCCGAATTTCCTCTCCGGAAAACCCTTGGCTCGATCGACCTGTCCCGATCGACCAGGATCGTCGCGAACGGTGGTGCCTCAGCCGATTGAAGGAGCCAGCGATCGACCTCCGCTTGAAGCTTCCAAAGCTCCACAGTCGTCTGAGTCGGGAAGAAAAACTCAATATTCACCAGGGATTCGTCGGGAACCTCGCAAGGAGAGTCCGGGCCAAACAGAACCTGTCGTATCGCCTCTGAATCGGGATCGTCG contains:
- a CDS encoding MgtC/SapB family protein; protein product: MIDAFWQLLVDAIGPDLAEFGEVSRLIQTMFRLGIAALLGGVLGLERTLRSRSAGMRTFMLVAVGSAAFVLIAELIGISGGDLSRVVQGLLTGVGFLGAGVIFRSSDRSHAHGLTTAAGIWLTASLGMAVGFGRPASALLITLLALLILSPFGRRLELAIKARTRRQQK
- a CDS encoding aldo/keto reductase — its product is MHHRTLGKSGLGVSAIGLGCWGMSGSYGPADEAESEATLRLALDRGITLIDTADSYGENGHNESLVGRVLASRRSEFVLATKTGWVKRPGPDGTETVGVDGRPDRIRSACDASLARLNTDVIDLYYLHRIDPDVPVEESVGAMAELVAQGKVRALGLSEVSEATLRRAHAVHPIAALQSEYSLWTREPEADVMPACRELGIAFVPFSPLGRGFLTGALTSRNAISEGDWRAGNPRFTDENLARNLALLRPLEEIGQAHAVQPAQIALAWVLAQGDQVVPIPGMKRRTHLEANIQAVEVVLTPGELERLNASFPPGIAAGNRYTPEVAYWAGR
- a CDS encoding DUF4118 domain-containing protein, yielding MLRQPLPRTWGYGIAVLAVLVASMVRLAMEGVFGPHHGFGTFLLAVVVVSWLGGGGPAILTLVLGVVVELCVVLVPRASREMGQASD
- a CDS encoding lactonase family protein; the protein is MMAYERSRRSFLRMGCVAAGTAALVARSEGANAGGEGGDLLAYVGTFSSPLRDVLPTQVDLPPGNGRGIHLFRVDRKTGAMTPAGLFEMGTSPSHLAVNANGTRLYSANETDRIDEANQGTVSAFAINPADGQLTLLSTVPSGGAGPTYVSIHPSGRFLLVANYFGGSVAVVPILADGQLGEATEVKVDEGEIGPTRATHAPPGSFAISGHDRTHAHMIEADPSGRFVLHVDLGLDQIFVWEFDDQTGTLKPSESPVVSLPPGDGPRHFHFHPNGRWFYSIQEEGSTIVLFDYDSETGRLSSRQTVSSLPPGYAGSNFCSEILVSQDGTHVYAGNRLHDSIGIFEIGQDGTLTMVGNEWTRGNYPRSFGFDPTGNFLYCCNQRADHVTVFRVNRDSGGLEFTGQYVPVGNPSCILFLDLARVKPAS
- a CDS encoding hybrid sensor histidine kinase/response regulator — encoded protein: MELILLGVVGVLLVVLRERRRVTARLGSTSIVDLGRDDGERSERSLKQEESEQRFRQLADTMPQILWTADPEGVVKSFNRRWYEYAGMTIEEAVSREGWLAAVHPDDQPRIRAIRKRAFGQGDLLEAEVRLRRSDSTYRWHLIRSVPVRDESGRLLQRFGTATDIDDRKRAEERLRVSEGRLRLALQAGRMGTWYWDVHSDRIDWSDNLEEVLGVSPGAFDGTLSGFRQLIHPEDRARVKDAISRAIATRSGDEVEFRISRPDGSVVWLLGKGKVETDSSDCPVRVLGLVMDITARKEADRERTGLLTRLTTLVDHTPLGVIEWDAEFVVTRWSGQAEKLFGWTAKEVIGTRIDEVPLLFEDREQVEAIKDQLLDPTSRFVVAHNRNRSRSGDPLWCEWYNSVLHDEMGRMVAVLSLVLDVTERCRIEERLRSERERVQLVADAVPALLSYVDANACYRLNNRSYERWFAMSREDVFGKHMREVLGDSAWRTIRPHVEAALAGEEVSYESEVPYRDGGTRWISATYTPDVGEGGLVRGFVAHVTDITERHLREEELRTSEARFRQLAEAMPQIVWVADPTGQVRYLSRQWAAYTGMPTEEGMGDRWVKSVHPDDRSGLINRWETSVREETPYRTEFRLRDSNGQDRWHMVRGVPVRDDNGQVVRWYGTITDIDEPKRLAEALQDADRRKDEFLATLAHELRNPLAPIRHAVALLRKQGPPDPELQLHRDVIDRQVGNMARLLDDLLDVSRITSNKLELRRAKVDVASIVQVAVETSRPLIEAGGHELTIDMPSEPIVLDADPTRLAQVFSNLLNNAAKYSDVEGRITLTVRQKEGQVHVSVRDTGIGIDEEHLTRIFEIFSQVEPALHRSQGGLGIGLALVRGLVQLHGGTVEARSEGIGAGSEFIVHLPLAEMDQTESLTTERTKEKGDFRISRLLLVDDHLDSAQTLGKLLGLAGLDVRIAHDGRSALSVIDEFQPEVVVLDIGLPDMDGYDVARQIRSQPAGASRTLIALTGWGQASDRLRSREAGFDQHLVKPVDPDELLDLLRQLYPKSIP